A section of the Streptomyces sp. V3I8 genome encodes:
- a CDS encoding cell wall metabolism sensor histidine kinase WalK encodes MSGRRRPRSQGRRQPRALRTQRRRQPRTLRTRLVVSAVALIAVVCAVIGTVTTIALRSHLYEQLDDTLKDAAMRAAGPLDPGGVQSGPRGDDKPKRTLSVFVTQGPQPSGTVAAEVTGGSITEAQVGKKTKGDYGIPDVDPQPLTAAQQAVLADVPRDGRPHTVTLPGLGEYHVQYQKGDNGSFYVGMPTEDVTNTLNTLILVEVSVTLAGLIAASFAGATIVTVALRPLRKVAATATRVSELPLHTGEVTLNERVAESETDPHTEVGQVGAALNRMLDHVHGALHARQESETRVRQFVADASHELRTPLASIRGYAELTRRGREETGPDTRHALGRIESEAGRMTGLVEDLLLLARLDAGRPLSYEHTDLSPLVVDAVSDARAAGREHNWRLELPDEPALVLADAARIQQVMVNLFANARTHTPAGTTVTARVRRQGTWVCVDVQDDGQGISPDLLPHVFERFARGDSSRSRASGSTGLGLAIVQAVATAHGGAVTVDSVPGRTVFTVHLPAPAFQTPLSHEAFISETNSQPYSQAQHSTTTWVQQGA; translated from the coding sequence GTGAGCGGGCGACGACGGCCGCGGTCGCAGGGACGCCGGCAGCCCCGGGCCCTGCGCACGCAGCGGCGCCGGCAGCCCCGCACCCTGCGGACGCGGCTCGTCGTCTCGGCGGTGGCGCTGATCGCGGTGGTGTGCGCGGTGATCGGCACGGTCACGACGATCGCGCTCCGCTCCCACCTGTACGAGCAGCTCGACGACACGCTGAAGGACGCCGCCATGAGGGCGGCGGGTCCCCTGGACCCGGGAGGCGTCCAGTCCGGTCCCCGTGGCGACGACAAGCCGAAGAGGACACTGTCGGTGTTCGTCACCCAGGGCCCGCAGCCCAGCGGCACGGTGGCCGCGGAGGTCACCGGCGGCAGCATCACCGAGGCCCAGGTCGGCAAGAAGACCAAGGGCGACTACGGGATACCGGATGTCGATCCCCAGCCGCTCACCGCGGCGCAGCAGGCCGTCCTCGCTGACGTGCCGCGGGACGGCAGACCGCACACGGTCACCCTGCCGGGCCTCGGCGAGTACCACGTCCAGTACCAGAAGGGCGACAACGGCTCGTTCTACGTGGGCATGCCCACCGAGGACGTCACGAACACGCTCAACACCCTCATCCTCGTCGAGGTCAGCGTCACGCTCGCCGGTCTCATCGCCGCCTCGTTCGCCGGGGCCACGATCGTCACCGTCGCCCTGCGCCCCCTCCGCAAGGTCGCCGCCACCGCCACCCGGGTCTCCGAACTCCCCCTCCACACCGGCGAGGTGACCCTCAACGAGCGTGTCGCCGAGTCCGAGACCGACCCCCACACCGAGGTCGGGCAGGTCGGGGCCGCGCTCAACCGGATGCTCGACCACGTCCACGGCGCCCTGCACGCGCGCCAGGAGAGCGAGACGCGCGTACGGCAGTTCGTGGCGGACGCCAGCCATGAGCTGCGTACGCCACTGGCGTCCATCCGCGGATACGCCGAGCTCACCAGACGCGGCCGCGAGGAGACCGGGCCCGACACCCGGCACGCGCTGGGCCGCATCGAGTCCGAGGCCGGGCGGATGACGGGCCTCGTCGAGGACCTGCTGCTGCTCGCCCGCCTCGACGCGGGACGGCCGCTGAGCTACGAGCACACCGACCTCTCCCCGCTGGTCGTGGACGCCGTGAGCGACGCCCGGGCGGCCGGGCGCGAGCACAACTGGCGGCTGGAGCTGCCCGACGAACCCGCACTCGTGCTGGCGGACGCCGCCCGTATCCAGCAGGTCATGGTCAACCTGTTCGCGAACGCGCGTACGCACACACCCGCGGGTACGACGGTGACCGCGCGCGTGCGCCGCCAGGGGACCTGGGTGTGCGTGGACGTCCAGGACGACGGACAGGGCATTTCGCCCGACCTCCTACCGCACGTCTTCGAACGGTTCGCGCGGGGCGACTCCTCGCGCTCGCGTGCCTCCGGTTCCACCGGACTCGGGCTCGCGATCGTGCAGGCCGTGGCCACGGCGCACGGCGGTGCGGTGACCGTCGACAGCGTGCCCGGGCGCACCGTCTTCACCGTGCACCTGCCCGCGCCGGCCTTCCAGACGCCCCTTTCTCACGAGGCGTTCATCTCCGAAACGAATTCACAACCGTACTCACAGGCACAGCACAGCACGACCACATGGGTGCAACAGGGCGCTTGA
- a CDS encoding glycosyltransferase family 39 protein: MTTTQHGHPGTETAGSGEGPTVPPATVVREPAGPVRSAAPEDGSPGQPFARRLWRGRPEDNRWVRPAFLGALLLIGALYTWNLTASGYANSFYSAAAQAGSQSWKAFFFGSLDSANAITVDKPPASLWPMALSVRLFGLNSFAILFPQVLMAVATAAVLYGAVRRRFRAAAGFLTMAVFALTPVAALMFRFNNPDAALALLMAVTVYCVLRAMEKARTKWLVWAGAAVGLAFLVKTLQAFLILPPLAIVYVALAPTTLRRRIGQVLLAGLSMVVAGGWWVALVELWPASSRPYIGGSQNNSFLELTFGYNGLGRINGEETGSVGGGGGGGGGGGGWGETGWDRMFSSSTGGQISWLIPAALIVLAAGIALTWRARRTDTARAAFLAWGGSLLITMVVFSFMQGIFHEYYTVALAPYVAAVVGMGASVLWEERGRMWIALTMAAGSTATAVWGYVLLNRSSDYLPWLKWLVLVGGLVAALGLIFITRLGRGLALAVVGLGFVAGLAGPTAYTLTTLNEGHSGSIVTAGPAVSGGRGGPGGGGGMGGGPGGGGGGMPGRNQQGGTGQNQQGGGTGGPPTGGFPGGGQGQGQQNGQNGQTRPGGGTAGGTGDGGGMGGGGMGGLLNGATVDSEAKALLEKDAGDYTWAAAAVGAQNAASYQLSTGDPVMAIGGFNGSDPSPTLAQFKKYVADGKIHYFISSGSTGGGGGSDSGTASKISEWVQDNFKKVTAGSSTFYDLTQSTSG, from the coding sequence ATGACGACGACCCAGCACGGCCATCCGGGTACGGAGACCGCCGGCTCCGGTGAGGGCCCGACCGTCCCGCCGGCGACAGTCGTACGGGAACCGGCCGGTCCGGTGCGGTCCGCCGCCCCCGAGGACGGCAGCCCCGGGCAGCCCTTCGCGCGCCGCCTGTGGCGCGGGCGGCCCGAGGACAACCGCTGGGTACGCCCCGCGTTCCTCGGCGCGCTGCTGCTGATCGGCGCGCTCTACACCTGGAACCTCACGGCCTCCGGGTACGCCAACTCCTTCTACTCCGCGGCCGCCCAGGCCGGCAGCCAGTCCTGGAAGGCCTTCTTCTTCGGCTCGCTCGACTCGGCCAACGCCATCACCGTCGACAAGCCCCCGGCCTCCCTGTGGCCGATGGCCCTGTCGGTGCGGCTGTTCGGCCTGAACTCGTTCGCGATCCTGTTCCCGCAGGTCCTCATGGCCGTCGCCACGGCCGCGGTGCTGTACGGGGCGGTGCGCCGCCGGTTCCGTGCCGCGGCAGGCTTTCTCACCATGGCGGTCTTCGCGCTCACGCCCGTCGCCGCGCTGATGTTCCGCTTCAACAACCCGGACGCGGCCCTCGCCCTCCTGATGGCCGTCACGGTCTACTGCGTGCTGCGCGCCATGGAGAAGGCGCGGACGAAGTGGCTGGTCTGGGCGGGCGCGGCCGTCGGTCTCGCCTTCCTGGTGAAGACCCTCCAGGCCTTCCTGATCCTGCCGCCCCTCGCGATCGTCTACGTCGCCCTCGCGCCGACGACCCTGCGCAGGCGCATCGGGCAGGTGCTCCTCGCCGGACTGTCGATGGTCGTCGCGGGCGGCTGGTGGGTGGCGCTGGTCGAGCTGTGGCCCGCGTCCTCCCGCCCGTACATCGGCGGCTCGCAGAACAACTCCTTCCTCGAACTCACCTTCGGCTACAACGGACTCGGCCGCATCAACGGCGAGGAGACCGGCAGCGTCGGAGGAGGCGGCGGGGGCGGCGGGGGCGGCGGCGGCTGGGGCGAGACCGGCTGGGACCGGATGTTCAGCTCCTCCACCGGGGGCCAGATCTCCTGGCTGATCCCGGCCGCGCTGATCGTGCTCGCCGCGGGCATCGCGCTGACCTGGAGGGCGAGGCGGACCGACACGGCCCGCGCCGCGTTCCTCGCCTGGGGCGGCTCGCTGCTGATCACCATGGTGGTCTTCAGCTTCATGCAGGGCATCTTCCACGAGTACTACACCGTGGCCCTCGCCCCGTACGTCGCCGCCGTGGTCGGCATGGGCGCGAGCGTGCTGTGGGAGGAGCGCGGCCGGATGTGGATCGCGCTCACCATGGCGGCCGGGTCGACGGCCACCGCGGTCTGGGGGTACGTCCTCCTGAACCGCTCCTCCGACTACCTGCCCTGGCTCAAGTGGCTGGTCCTGGTCGGCGGCCTGGTCGCGGCCCTCGGCCTGATCTTCATCACGCGGCTCGGGCGCGGGCTCGCCCTCGCGGTGGTCGGGCTCGGCTTCGTCGCGGGGCTCGCGGGCCCGACGGCGTACACGCTGACCACGCTGAACGAGGGCCACAGCGGCTCGATCGTCACGGCGGGCCCTGCGGTCTCGGGCGGTCGCGGCGGTCCGGGCGGCGGCGGTGGCATGGGCGGTGGCCCCGGTGGCGGCGGTGGCGGTATGCCGGGCCGGAACCAGCAGGGCGGCACCGGCCAGAACCAGCAGGGCGGCGGCACGGGCGGGCCTCCGACCGGCGGCTTCCCCGGCGGCGGCCAGGGACAGGGGCAGCAGAACGGCCAGAACGGCCAGACCCGGCCCGGTGGCGGCACCGCCGGTGGCACCGGTGACGGTGGCGGCATGGGCGGCGGCGGTATGGGCGGCCTGCTCAACGGCGCGACGGTCGACTCCGAGGCCAAGGCGCTCCTGGAGAAGGATGCCGGTGACTACACCTGGGCCGCGGCGGCCGTCGGCGCCCAGAACGCGGCGAGCTACCAGCTCTCCACCGGTGACCCGGTGATGGCGATCGGTGGCTTCAACGGCAGCGACCCGTCGCCGACGCTGGCCCAGTTCAAGAAGTACGTGGCGGACGGAAAGATCCACTACTTCATCTCGTCCGGCTCCACGGGCGGCGGTGGCGGCAGCGACTCCGGTACCGCGTCCAAGATCAGCGAGTGGGTGCAGGACAACTTCAAGAAGGTGACGGCCGGTTCGTCCACCTTCTACGACCTGACGCAGTCCACCAGCGGCTGA
- a CDS encoding DinB family protein produces the protein MTDDEQNTRDAGERPTITGERADWIGTLAKHRHFLRFTTRDLTDEQARRPTTASELCLGGLIKHVTEVERAWGNFILNGPSSMPDFTAMTDADWARRADGFRLLPEETLTGVLADYAEVARRTDELVVTLPDLDVSWPLPKAPWSEPGAQWSARQVLMHIVSETAQHAGHADIIRESLDGAKSMG, from the coding sequence ATGACTGACGACGAGCAGAACACCCGGGACGCGGGCGAGCGCCCGACGATCACCGGTGAGCGCGCCGACTGGATCGGGACACTGGCCAAGCACCGGCACTTTCTGCGCTTCACGACCCGCGATCTCACCGACGAGCAGGCCCGCCGGCCAACCACTGCCAGCGAGTTGTGCCTGGGCGGTCTGATCAAGCACGTCACGGAGGTCGAACGGGCCTGGGGGAACTTCATCCTGAACGGCCCGTCGTCCATGCCGGACTTCACGGCGATGACCGACGCCGACTGGGCGCGTCGGGCAGACGGGTTCCGGCTGCTGCCCGAGGAGACGTTGACCGGTGTGCTGGCCGACTACGCGGAAGTGGCTCGCCGGACCGATGAACTGGTGGTCACTCTGCCCGACCTGGATGTCTCCTGGCCCCTGCCGAAGGCTCCGTGGTCCGAACCCGGTGCGCAGTGGTCGGCCCGACAAGTACTGATGCACATCGTTTCCGAGACTGCCCAGCACGCCGGCCACGCCGACATCATCCGCGAGTCCCTCGACGGCGCCAAGAGCATGGGGTAG
- a CDS encoding SSI family serine proteinase inhibitor, which translates to MPRRTVFAVATSAAVSFAAVSFAALSAAPAVAYTDSFPFMPPPVTGSEADHLTVTVSEAGGGRDGTFELDCHPAGGSHPDARAACEKLDRKTSWGKSPFAPGREGELCTMQYGGPATAHVTGTWAGRPVDATYKRGNGCEIARWDALVPVLPGLGA; encoded by the coding sequence ATGCCGCGTCGCACCGTCTTCGCCGTCGCCACCTCCGCCGCCGTGTCCTTCGCCGCCGTGTCCTTCGCCGCGCTGTCCGCGGCGCCGGCGGTCGCGTACACCGACTCGTTCCCCTTCATGCCGCCGCCCGTGACCGGTTCGGAGGCCGACCACCTCACGGTGACGGTGAGCGAGGCGGGCGGCGGCCGGGACGGCACGTTCGAGCTCGACTGCCACCCGGCGGGCGGCAGCCATCCCGACGCCCGGGCCGCGTGCGAGAAGCTGGACCGGAAGACCTCCTGGGGGAAGAGCCCGTTCGCACCGGGCCGGGAGGGTGAGCTGTGCACGATGCAGTACGGCGGCCCGGCCACCGCACACGTCACCGGCACCTGGGCCGGCCGCCCCGTCGACGCGACGTACAAGCGCGGCAACGGATGCGAGATCGCGAGGTGGGACGCCCTGGTACCCGTCCTACCGGGTCTCGGCGCGTAG
- a CDS encoding DUF2797 domain-containing protein → MAQVWRCAGLRWVGSEPVLVWGGGRRSALPWGKQVAFAVVGGGVRRCVGARGNSCPPGTAVSGRSVGARCEECARLDRAHSVAADTIADDPRPYSVYLAWFGPGMVKVGITAVERGSARLLEQGAVVFTWLGRGPLMAARRSEELLRTALGVPDRIAYDAKRAVRSALPGTGIREAEVRELHARAVGLQRWPEALERMPFEAVDHAGAFGLDGLAPAVAVVAELVPGGVVRGELVAAAGPDLHLRTRRGVVVLDTRLMTGWELTGAGEGEADEGEAGERSGSGHITVPVREFGGVQGGLF, encoded by the coding sequence ATGGCACAGGTGTGGAGATGCGCGGGGCTGCGGTGGGTCGGGTCGGAGCCCGTGCTGGTGTGGGGCGGGGGGCGTCGTAGTGCGTTGCCGTGGGGGAAGCAGGTCGCGTTCGCCGTCGTGGGCGGGGGCGTCCGGCGGTGTGTGGGGGCACGCGGGAACAGCTGTCCGCCGGGCACCGCGGTGTCCGGGCGGAGCGTCGGGGCCCGGTGCGAGGAGTGTGCGCGGCTGGACCGGGCGCACTCCGTCGCCGCGGACACCATCGCCGACGACCCCCGGCCCTACTCCGTCTATCTGGCGTGGTTCGGACCCGGGATGGTCAAGGTCGGCATCACCGCCGTCGAGCGCGGATCGGCCCGGTTGCTGGAGCAGGGAGCCGTCGTCTTCACCTGGCTGGGGCGGGGGCCCCTGATGGCCGCCCGGCGCAGTGAGGAGTTGCTGCGTACCGCGCTGGGGGTGCCGGACCGGATCGCGTACGACGCCAAGCGGGCCGTACGCAGTGCGCTCCCGGGGACCGGGATACGGGAGGCCGAGGTCCGGGAGCTGCATGCGCGGGCCGTGGGACTTCAGCGGTGGCCGGAGGCCCTGGAGCGGATGCCGTTCGAAGCCGTCGACCACGCGGGGGCGTTCGGGCTGGACGGGCTCGCGCCGGCCGTCGCCGTCGTCGCCGAGCTCGTGCCGGGCGGGGTCGTACGGGGGGAGCTGGTGGCCGCCGCCGGGCCCGATCTGCATCTGCGGACCCGGCGCGGGGTGGTCGTGCTCGACACCCGGCTCATGACCGGGTGGGAACTGACCGGAGCGGGTGAGGGGGAGGCGGATGAGGGGGAGGCGGGTGAGCGAAGTGGATCCGGCCACATCACCGTGCCGGTGCGGGAGTTCGGGGGTGTTCAGGGCGGACTCTTCTGA
- a CDS encoding bifunctional glycosyltransferase family 2/GtrA family protein produces MRTEPSPGNLPAREHLPAGHAGTPVLDVVIPVYNEEKDLQPCVLRLHEHLSRTFPYAFRITVADNASTDTTPLVAARLAAELPGVRSYRLEQKGRGRALRTVWSASDAPVLAYMDVDLSTDLNALLPLVAPLISGHSDLAIGSRLARSSRVVRGAKREFISRTYNLILRGSLQARFSDAQCGFKAIRRDVAQVLLPLVEDTGWFFDTEMLVLAERAGLRIHEVPVDWVDDPDSTVHIVKTATDDLKGVWRVGRALATGSLALDRLARPFGDDPRDREISGVPKGLARQLIGFGVVGVLSTLFYLVLYSGFRTFSGSQVANALALLVSAVANTAANRRLTFGVRGKGGAVRHQAQGLVVFGIGLALTSGSLAALNAATTEPAHATELAVLIVANLAATVLRFLLFRAWVFPDRHDGSPSTVVASHMPATPAVSAVPASPVYAAAPRSPYGGPDTQSADVYGTQSADAYGRPAGSGPYGTADAPHDHQTWGDAAMQMQPVRPNDHDPRDAR; encoded by the coding sequence ATGCGAACCGAACCTTCTCCCGGCAACCTGCCGGCGCGGGAGCACCTCCCGGCCGGACATGCCGGTACGCCTGTCCTGGACGTAGTGATCCCCGTCTACAACGAGGAGAAGGACCTCCAGCCGTGCGTGCTCAGACTGCACGAGCACCTCTCCCGCACCTTCCCGTACGCGTTCCGCATCACGGTCGCGGACAACGCGTCCACGGACACCACCCCGCTGGTGGCGGCGCGGCTGGCGGCGGAACTGCCCGGGGTCCGGTCGTACCGGCTGGAGCAGAAGGGCCGCGGCCGGGCGCTGCGCACCGTCTGGTCCGCCTCGGACGCCCCGGTCCTCGCCTACATGGACGTCGACCTCTCCACCGACCTCAACGCGCTGCTCCCGCTGGTCGCCCCGCTGATCTCCGGTCACTCGGACCTGGCGATCGGCTCGCGGCTCGCCCGCAGTTCGCGGGTGGTGCGGGGCGCCAAGCGGGAGTTCATCTCCCGTACGTACAACCTGATCCTGCGGGGCTCGCTGCAGGCCCGCTTCTCCGACGCGCAGTGCGGCTTCAAGGCGATCCGGCGCGATGTCGCGCAGGTGCTGCTGCCGCTCGTCGAGGACACCGGCTGGTTCTTCGACACCGAGATGCTGGTCCTCGCCGAACGGGCAGGGCTGCGCATCCACGAGGTGCCGGTCGACTGGGTCGACGACCCGGACTCGACCGTGCACATCGTCAAGACCGCGACCGACGACCTCAAGGGCGTGTGGCGGGTGGGACGCGCCCTCGCCACCGGCTCGCTCGCGCTCGACCGGCTCGCCCGGCCCTTCGGCGACGACCCGCGCGACCGTGAGATCAGCGGTGTGCCGAAGGGCCTGGCCCGCCAGCTCATCGGGTTCGGCGTCGTGGGCGTCCTGTCCACGCTGTTCTACCTGGTGCTCTACAGCGGCTTCCGTACGTTCTCGGGCTCGCAGGTCGCCAACGCGCTCGCCCTGCTCGTCTCGGCGGTCGCCAACACCGCGGCCAACCGGCGCCTGACCTTCGGCGTACGCGGCAAGGGCGGTGCGGTACGGCACCAGGCGCAGGGCCTGGTCGTCTTCGGTATCGGGCTCGCCCTCACCAGCGGCTCGCTCGCCGCCCTGAACGCGGCGACCACCGAACCGGCGCACGCCACCGAACTGGCAGTTCTGATCGTCGCCAACCTCGCGGCGACCGTGCTGCGGTTCCTGCTCTTCCGGGCCTGGGTGTTCCCGGACCGGCACGACGGGTCACCGTCGACCGTCGTCGCCTCGCACATGCCCGCCACGCCCGCGGTGTCGGCGGTGCCGGCCTCGCCCGTCTACGCGGCGGCGCCGCGGTCCCCGTACGGCGGTCCGGACACGCAGTCCGCGGACGTCTACGGCACGCAGTCCGCGGACGCCTACGGCAGGCCGGCCGGCTCCGGTCCGTACGGCACGGCCGACGCTCCGCACGACCACCAGACCTGGGGGGACGCCGCCATGCAGATGCAGCCGGTGCGCCCGAACGACCACGATCCGAGGGACGCGCGATGA
- a CDS encoding amidohydrolase family protein, whose translation MDAVDEVAGAPGEAGDVRRFWEGLGLPGLVDVHTHFMPEAVLRKVWAYFDALGPLTGGVEWPITYRAGESERVGLLREFGVRAFTAMLYPHKPGMARWLNQWAVDFARRTPDCLHTATLFPEPGVAAYVREALDDGARVFKAHVQVGAYDPACELLDEAWGVLAEAGTPVVIHCGSGPSPGKHTGPEPVARVLARHPRLRLVIAHMGMPEYEDFLDLAERYGEVRLDTTMAFTDFSEEFAPFPRRALPRLSALGDRILLGTDFPNIPYVYMHQLRALEGLGLGEEWLRGICHDNGARLFGL comes from the coding sequence GTGGACGCGGTCGACGAGGTGGCGGGGGCGCCGGGCGAGGCCGGTGACGTACGGCGGTTCTGGGAGGGGCTCGGTCTTCCCGGCCTCGTCGACGTGCACACCCACTTCATGCCCGAGGCGGTCCTGAGGAAGGTCTGGGCGTACTTCGACGCGCTCGGGCCGCTCACCGGTGGTGTCGAGTGGCCGATCACCTACCGGGCCGGGGAAAGCGAACGGGTCGGTCTGCTGCGGGAGTTCGGTGTGCGGGCCTTCACCGCCATGCTCTACCCGCACAAGCCCGGCATGGCGCGGTGGCTCAACCAATGGGCCGTCGACTTCGCCCGGCGGACCCCCGACTGCCTCCATACGGCGACGCTGTTCCCGGAGCCGGGCGTGGCGGCGTACGTGCGGGAGGCGCTGGACGACGGGGCGCGGGTCTTCAAGGCGCACGTCCAGGTGGGGGCGTACGACCCGGCCTGCGAGCTTCTCGACGAGGCCTGGGGCGTGCTGGCCGAGGCGGGGACGCCCGTGGTGATCCACTGCGGCTCCGGGCCCTCGCCCGGCAAGCACACCGGGCCGGAGCCGGTCGCGCGGGTGCTGGCGCGGCATCCGCGGCTGCGGCTGGTGATCGCGCACATGGGGATGCCGGAGTACGAGGACTTCCTGGACCTCGCCGAGCGGTACGGGGAGGTGCGGCTGGACACGACGATGGCGTTCACCGACTTCAGCGAGGAGTTCGCCCCGTTCCCGCGGCGGGCGCTCCCCCGTCTCTCCGCACTCGGTGACCGGATCCTGCTCGGGACCGACTTCCCGAACATTCCCTATGTGTACATGCACCAGCTGCGGGCGCTGGAAGGGCTCGGGCTGGGGGAGGAGTGGCTGCGGGGAATCTGCCATGACAACGGGGCGCGGCTGTTCGGGCTGTGA
- a CDS encoding response regulator transcription factor, with protein MTTTSPQGRTELLRPDGSPVRVLVVDDELSITELLSMALRYEGWQIRSAADGTGAVQTAREFRPDAVVLDMMLPDMDGLAVLGRLRREMPDVPVLFLTAKDAVEDRIAGLTAGGDDYVTKPFSLEEVVARLRGLIRRSGATDRRSDSVLVVGDLTLDEDSHEVERAGDGIHLTATEFELLRFLMRNPRRVLSKAQILDRVWSYDFGGQANVVELYISYLRRKIDAGREPMIHTRRGAGYLIKPATS; from the coding sequence ATGACCACGACCTCGCCCCAGGGGCGCACCGAACTGCTGAGGCCGGACGGGAGCCCCGTCCGCGTGCTGGTGGTGGACGACGAGCTGTCGATCACCGAGCTGCTGTCCATGGCCCTCCGCTACGAAGGCTGGCAGATCCGCAGCGCGGCCGACGGGACCGGTGCGGTGCAGACCGCGCGCGAGTTCCGGCCCGACGCCGTCGTCCTCGACATGATGCTGCCGGACATGGACGGTCTCGCCGTCCTCGGCCGGCTGCGCCGGGAGATGCCCGACGTGCCCGTTCTCTTCCTGACCGCGAAGGACGCGGTCGAGGACCGGATCGCGGGCCTGACGGCCGGCGGCGACGACTACGTCACCAAGCCCTTCAGCCTCGAAGAGGTCGTGGCCCGGCTGCGGGGCCTCATCCGCCGTTCCGGTGCCACCGACCGCCGCTCCGACTCGGTGCTCGTCGTCGGGGACCTCACCCTGGACGAGGACAGCCACGAGGTGGAGCGGGCGGGTGACGGCATCCACCTCACCGCGACCGAGTTCGAGCTGCTGCGGTTCCTGATGCGCAACCCGCGCCGGGTGCTCAGCAAGGCGCAGATACTCGACCGCGTGTGGTCGTACGACTTCGGCGGACAGGCCAACGTCGTCGAGCTCTACATCTCCTACCTGCGCCGCAAGATAGACGCAGGCCGTGAGCCGATGATCCACACCCGGCGCGGCGCCGGATATCTGATCAAGCCCGCGACGTCGTGA
- a CDS encoding antibiotic biosynthesis monooxygenase — protein MSHQSSAPVPRPSSAVVPVVPVRAYEPPYYAVVFTSVKTESADGGSDAYGETAERMEERVKGIPGFLGMDIAGSPGGLTVTVGYFRDADALEAWRSDAEHRAAQKRGRAEWYERYTLHVAKVERSYGFERGEQDEHGKSIEPGAGAGAGAEAEG, from the coding sequence ATGAGTCATCAGTCGTCAGCACCTGTCCCCCGTCCCTCCTCCGCCGTCGTGCCCGTCGTGCCCGTCAGGGCGTATGAACCGCCCTACTACGCCGTCGTGTTCACCTCGGTGAAGACGGAGTCGGCCGACGGGGGGAGCGATGCGTACGGTGAGACCGCCGAGCGGATGGAGGAGCGGGTCAAGGGGATACCGGGGTTCCTCGGGATGGACATCGCGGGGTCCCCGGGCGGGCTGACCGTCACCGTCGGGTACTTCCGGGACGCCGACGCGCTCGAGGCCTGGCGGAGCGATGCCGAGCACCGGGCGGCGCAGAAGCGGGGGCGCGCCGAGTGGTACGAGCGCTACACACTGCACGTCGCCAAGGTCGAGCGGAGCTACGGCTTCGAGCGTGGAGAGCAGGACGAGCACGGGAAAAGCATCGAGCCGGGAGCAGGAGCAGGGGCAGGGGCAGAGGCAGAGGGCTGA